A DNA window from Aureibaculum sp. 2308TA14-22 contains the following coding sequences:
- a CDS encoding site-specific integrase produces MTSNAKITLRRKPNKQGKYPLAIRITKNRKSNYMYLGHYISLKYWDEKNKIVRKSHPNSIRLNNLLLSKLVEINKSLLQLQTESNDISASQIKKKLTFSKKNSSFFGVAEDYLNELENDKKLSRLSSDKSRIKHVLSYNQSKHLSFQEINETFLRQFSSYLRNKSLSERSVVNNLVVIRTLFNRAIKMQIVDRRLYPFGADKIRIKFPETEKIGLTKEEIMKLELVIDLSKNEIYARNVWLFSFYFAGIRVADVIKIRWSDIYDGRFHYRMNKNSKLLSLKISDKVEPILEYYFEDKKSEDDFIFPEMKKANLKDAKDIYAKTKTATKKYNKHLIQVANKAGIDKKITMHIARHSFGNISKDKIPIQMLQKLYRHSSLTTTISYQANFIHNDTDEALDSVINF; encoded by the coding sequence ATGACTTCAAATGCAAAAATAACGTTAAGGAGAAAACCAAACAAACAGGGTAAATACCCTTTGGCTATTAGAATTACTAAGAATAGAAAATCTAATTACATGTATCTTGGTCATTATATTAGTTTAAAATATTGGGATGAAAAAAATAAAATAGTCAGGAAATCGCATCCAAACTCAATTAGGTTAAATAATCTTTTACTTTCTAAACTTGTTGAAATTAATAAAAGTTTGCTTCAACTTCAAACCGAAAGCAACGATATTTCTGCAAGCCAAATAAAAAAGAAACTAACTTTTTCTAAAAAAAATTCAAGTTTTTTTGGAGTTGCTGAAGATTATTTGAATGAATTGGAAAATGATAAGAAATTATCCAGGTTATCCTCTGATAAATCTCGAATAAAACATGTCTTAAGTTATAATCAATCTAAACATCTTAGTTTTCAAGAAATTAATGAAACTTTTTTGAGACAATTTTCATCTTATTTAAGAAATAAATCTTTATCAGAGAGATCTGTTGTGAACAATTTGGTCGTTATAAGAACCCTTTTTAATAGAGCAATAAAAATGCAAATAGTAGATAGGAGGCTATATCCATTTGGAGCTGATAAGATTCGTATTAAATTTCCAGAAACTGAGAAAATTGGATTAACCAAAGAAGAAATTATGAAATTGGAATTGGTAATTGATTTATCGAAGAATGAAATATATGCAAGAAATGTATGGCTTTTTAGTTTTTATTTTGCTGGAATACGAGTCGCAGATGTCATAAAAATTAGATGGAGTGATATTTATGATGGAAGATTTCATTATAGAATGAATAAAAACTCAAAACTACTTTCACTTAAAATTTCAGACAAAGTGGAACCTATTTTGGAGTATTATTTTGAAGATAAGAAAAGCGAAGATGATTTTATTTTTCCTGAAATGAAAAAGGCAAATTTAAAAGATGCAAAGGATATTTATGCAAAGACAAAAACAGCAACTAAAAAATATAATAAACATCTAATACAGGTGGCCAATAAAGCGGGTATTGATAAAAAAATCACAATGCATATTGCAAGGCATAGTTTCGGAAATATATCAAAGGATAAAATTCCAATTCAAATGTTACAGAAACTATATCGCCATTCTTCACTTACTACGACAATATCATATCAGGCAAATTTTATCCATAATGATACAGACGAAGCGTTAGATAGTGTTATAAATTTCTAA
- a CDS encoding BfmA/BtgA family mobilization protein yields MRVPENSKKVWRKMIVKGKYNYKYSTVNFKASVAKRFRLFSKKIAKSHSKTLTVIMDFFEWHGFLPSDRFERSIVQEIVKNRKRTEASIAIIKSIEKEQTKPTNAMLLSLFEEKVMEEEPMLVEKKFMDPILITEDEELTYYRDQYYKMKKEHNGFKFEVRKIINKITLEKRTLGKDYFKLNTTEKDFEKFRNENNI; encoded by the coding sequence TTGAGAGTACCAGAAAACAGTAAAAAAGTTTGGCGTAAAATGATAGTAAAAGGCAAATATAATTATAAGTACAGCACAGTAAATTTTAAGGCTTCAGTTGCGAAAAGATTTCGATTATTTTCCAAGAAAATAGCAAAATCACATTCCAAAACGCTTACCGTTATTATGGATTTTTTTGAGTGGCATGGCTTTTTACCTTCAGACAGATTTGAGCGAAGTATCGTACAGGAAATTGTAAAAAATAGAAAACGGACCGAAGCTTCCATCGCCATTATCAAAAGCATAGAAAAAGAACAGACCAAACCTACCAATGCCATGTTGCTTTCCCTTTTTGAAGAAAAAGTAATGGAAGAAGAACCTATGTTGGTCGAGAAGAAATTTATGGATCCAATCTTAATTACCGAAGATGAAGAATTGACTTATTATCGGGATCAGTATTACAAAATGAAAAAAGAACACAATGGGTTTAAGTTTGAAGTTAGAAAAATTATAAATAAGATTACACTTGAAAAACGAACCTTGGGGAAAGACTATTTTAAACTAAATACTACCGAAAAAGATTTTGAAAAATTTAGAAATGAGAACAATATTTAA
- a CDS encoding MFS transporter, whose amino-acid sequence MTGFSKEQNYWRKRIFVLTWIAYAGFYFGRKNLSVTWSSMETDLGLNNSDYATIIFIYSLVYTIGQFLNGYFSDTFGPRKIVSIGLFLAAVSNFFLGMSFSIGILIFLIAINGYGQSTGWSGLVKNMTPWYRSNERGIVMSWWSTCYVTGGFLATIFATYVAFDMDFMSEMGWKRGFFFPSIILLIVAFFYLLFTRNNPRDINIPIIVEDKYQFQSQVTKKSENLKILKILLKNKALWIYSSCYMILKMTRYAFLFWLPIYLEKSLNYDVNEAGYISSVYELIGFFGVILAGYSSDKFFKSKRFSTVTIMMVGLAIVCLIHPYMVTFGKTGVVLSIALIGIATYGPDSLICTAGAMDVGGKKGAGMAAGIINGTGSIGQMFSGFIVVAINEAFGWNNLFYFFVIMALIGGGLSALKWNFKSPEVHN is encoded by the coding sequence ATGACAGGATTTTCAAAAGAACAGAATTACTGGAGAAAGCGGATTTTTGTTCTTACATGGATTGCTTACGCTGGTTTTTATTTTGGCCGTAAAAATTTATCGGTCACTTGGAGTTCTATGGAAACCGATTTAGGTTTAAACAATTCAGATTATGCTACAATTATATTTATTTATAGTTTAGTGTATACAATTGGCCAATTTTTAAATGGTTACTTTTCAGATACTTTTGGTCCTAGAAAAATTGTTAGTATAGGTTTATTCCTGGCTGCTGTTTCTAATTTTTTTTTAGGAATGTCATTTTCTATTGGGATTCTAATTTTCCTAATTGCTATTAACGGTTATGGACAATCAACTGGTTGGAGTGGCTTAGTTAAAAATATGACCCCGTGGTATAGAAGTAACGAACGCGGTATTGTAATGTCTTGGTGGTCCACATGCTATGTTACTGGCGGATTTTTAGCTACTATTTTTGCAACTTATGTTGCTTTTGATATGGATTTTATGTCTGAAATGGGATGGAAAAGAGGTTTCTTTTTCCCTTCAATAATACTTCTTATAGTGGCGTTTTTTTATTTATTATTCACCAGGAATAATCCTAGAGATATTAATATTCCTATAATAGTTGAAGATAAATATCAGTTCCAATCTCAAGTAACCAAAAAATCCGAAAACCTAAAAATCTTAAAAATTCTTTTAAAAAATAAAGCACTTTGGATTTATTCTAGCTGTTATATGATTCTTAAAATGACACGTTATGCTTTTTTATTTTGGCTCCCTATTTATCTTGAAAAATCATTAAATTATGATGTAAATGAAGCAGGTTACATTTCCTCGGTTTATGAATTAATTGGTTTTTTTGGCGTTATCCTTGCGGGTTATTCTTCCGATAAATTTTTTAAATCAAAACGATTTAGTACTGTTACAATTATGATGGTTGGTTTAGCGATAGTTTGCTTAATACATCCATATATGGTTACTTTTGGTAAAACCGGCGTAGTTTTAAGCATTGCCTTAATTGGCATTGCAACCTATGGCCCAGATTCACTTATTTGCACAGCTGGTGCTATGGATGTTGGTGGTAAAAAAGGAGCAGGAATGGCAGCAGGAATTATTAATGGAACCGGGTCAATAGGTCAAATGTTTTCAGGCTTTATAGTAGTAGCAATCAATGAAGCTTTTGGTTGGAATAACCTGTTTTATTTCTTTGTAATTATGGCCTTAATAGGTGGTGGATTGTCGGCATTGAAATGGAACTTTAAAAGTCCCGAAGTACACAATTAA